In Streptomyces alboniger, the following are encoded in one genomic region:
- a CDS encoding ABC transporter ATP-binding protein, translated as MGPQPIPAALLRLREATVRFGARAVLDAVDLEVAEHEIVCVLGPSGSGKSTLLRAVAGLQSLDAGRIELGGRDQRGVPAHKRGVGLMFQDHQLFPQRDVAGNVTFGLRMHGASRGEQADRVAELLELVGLPKAQRRAVASLSGGEQQRVALARALAPRPRLLMLDEPLGQLDRSLRERLVVELRELFDELGTTVLAVTHDQGEAFALADRVVVMRDGRIAQSGTPLEVWQRPVDEFVARFLGFDNIVGATVTGEAADTVWGKIPVPTGTPAGRCEVLVRPAGVRLVTAHEGLACTVTARTFRGTHVAVHLQPEDGPRLEAACALRRAPEVGERVGIAFDAGDVVVLGETGGAAPETRVPQEPKSL; from the coding sequence ATGGGCCCGCAGCCAATTCCGGCCGCCTTGCTGCGCCTGCGTGAGGCGACCGTCCGTTTCGGGGCGCGGGCCGTGCTCGACGCCGTGGACCTGGAGGTCGCCGAGCACGAGATCGTCTGTGTGCTCGGGCCGAGCGGCAGCGGCAAGTCGACGCTGCTGCGCGCGGTCGCCGGGCTCCAGTCCCTCGACGCGGGGCGGATCGAACTCGGTGGGCGCGACCAGCGCGGGGTGCCCGCGCACAAGCGGGGCGTCGGCCTGATGTTCCAGGACCACCAGCTCTTCCCGCAGCGCGACGTGGCGGGCAATGTCACCTTCGGGCTGCGCATGCACGGCGCCTCGCGGGGCGAACAGGCCGACCGGGTCGCCGAGTTGCTCGAACTCGTCGGGCTGCCGAAGGCGCAGCGGCGCGCGGTCGCCTCGCTCTCCGGGGGTGAGCAGCAGCGGGTGGCACTCGCACGGGCCCTCGCGCCCCGGCCCCGGCTGCTGATGCTGGACGAGCCGCTCGGCCAGCTCGACCGCTCGCTGCGGGAGCGGCTCGTCGTCGAACTGCGGGAACTCTTCGACGAGCTGGGCACGACCGTGCTCGCCGTCACGCACGACCAGGGCGAGGCCTTCGCGCTCGCCGACCGGGTCGTCGTGATGCGGGACGGGCGGATCGCCCAGTCCGGCACGCCGCTTGAGGTGTGGCAGCGCCCTGTGGACGAGTTCGTCGCGCGGTTCCTCGGCTTCGACAACATCGTCGGGGCGACGGTCACCGGCGAGGCGGCCGACACGGTGTGGGGCAAGATCCCCGTGCCGACGGGCACTCCCGCGGGGCGGTGCGAGGTCCTGGTGCGGCCCGCCGGGGTGCGGCTCGTCACCGCTCACGAGGGGCTGGCGTGCACGGTGACGGCGCGCACGTTCCGCGGCACCCATGTCGCCGTGCACCTCCAGCCCGAGGACGGGCCGCGTCTGGAGGCGGCGTGCGCGCTGCGCCGGGCGCCCGAGGTCGGGGAGAGGGTGGGGATCGCCTTCGACGCGGGGGATGTGGTCGTCCTCGGGGAGACGGGCGGGGCGGCGCCGGAAACGCGGGTGCCGCAGGAGCCCAAGTCGCTCTAG
- the rlmN gene encoding 23S rRNA (adenine(2503)-C(2))-methyltransferase RlmN, whose translation MPVPGELTFVAPRGAKKPPRHLADLTPAERKEAVAAIGEKPFRAKQLSQHYFARYAHDPAEWTDIPAGARDKLREALLPDLMSVVRHISCDDDTTRKTLWRLFDGTLVESVLMRYPDRVTMCISSQAGCGMNCPFCATGQAGLDRNLSTGEIVHQIVDGMRALRDGEIPGGPARLSNIVFMGMGEPLANYNRVTGAIRRLTDPEPDGLGLSQRGITVSTVGLVPAIHRFSDEGFKCRLAISLHAPDDDLRDTLVPVNTKWKVREVLDAGWEYAAKSGRRLSIEYALIRDINDHAWRGDRLGRLLKGKPVHVNLIPLNPTPGSKWTASRPEDEKAFVEAIAAHGVPVTIRDTRGQEIDGACGQLAAAER comes from the coding sequence ATGCCTGTACCCGGAGAACTCACCTTCGTCGCGCCCCGCGGAGCCAAGAAGCCCCCGCGGCATCTCGCCGACCTCACGCCCGCCGAGCGCAAGGAAGCCGTCGCCGCCATCGGCGAGAAGCCGTTCCGCGCCAAGCAGCTCTCGCAGCACTACTTCGCGCGCTACGCCCACGACCCGGCGGAGTGGACCGACATCCCCGCCGGTGCGCGCGACAAGCTCCGGGAAGCGCTGCTGCCCGACCTGATGTCCGTGGTGCGGCACATCAGCTGCGACGACGACACCACGCGCAAGACGCTGTGGCGCCTCTTCGACGGGACGCTCGTCGAGTCGGTGCTCATGCGCTACCCCGACCGGGTCACCATGTGCATCAGCTCCCAGGCGGGCTGCGGCATGAACTGCCCGTTCTGCGCCACAGGCCAGGCCGGCCTCGACCGGAACCTGTCGACGGGCGAGATCGTGCACCAGATCGTCGACGGCATGCGGGCGCTCAGGGACGGCGAGATCCCCGGCGGGCCCGCGCGCCTCTCCAACATCGTCTTCATGGGCATGGGCGAGCCGCTGGCCAACTACAACCGCGTGACCGGCGCCATCCGCCGCCTCACCGACCCGGAGCCGGACGGCCTCGGGCTCTCGCAGCGCGGGATCACGGTGTCGACGGTCGGGCTCGTGCCCGCCATCCACCGGTTCTCCGACGAGGGCTTCAAGTGCCGCCTCGCGATCTCGCTGCACGCCCCGGACGACGACCTGCGCGACACCCTCGTGCCGGTCAACACCAAGTGGAAGGTGCGGGAGGTGCTCGACGCCGGCTGGGAGTACGCGGCCAAGTCCGGTCGCCGCCTCTCCATCGAGTACGCGCTGATCCGCGACATCAACGACCACGCGTGGCGCGGTGACCGCCTCGGCCGGCTGCTCAAGGGCAAGCCGGTGCACGTGAACCTCATTCCGCTGAACCCGACGCCGGGCTCGAAGTGGACGGCCTCGCGGCCCGAGGACGAGAAGGCGTTCGTGGAGGCCATCGCCGCCCACGGGGTGCCGGTGACCATCCGGGACACCCGGGGCCAGGAGATCGACGGGGCGTGCGGTCAGCTCGCGGCCGCCGAGAGGTAG
- a CDS encoding ABC transporter permease, translating to MDLARTEVTKSRSRAGFGRGSAARLGLMALPVAFFAVFFAYPVSAIVARGLHIGGVWRFGRVAEVLGQSDIRHVLWFTTWQALASTALTLLIALPGAYVFARFDFPGKQVLRAVVTVPFVLPTVVVGTAFLALIGRGGLFDELWGVRLDTTVWAILLAHVFFNYAVVVRTVGGLWSQLDPRQEEAARMLGASRWTAWRTVTLPALGPAVAAAALMVFLFTFTSFGVVQILGGPAYSTLEVEIYRQTAQLLDLPTAAVLTVVQFAAVGLILAVHAWTVRRRESALKLVDASAVARRPRGAGQWSLLGLVMATVVLLILLPLGVLIQRSFDGPDGFGLAYFRELTSAEGGAFLVPPIEAVWNSLHYAIVATAIAVVIGGLAAAALTRRAGRLVRGFDALLMLPLGVSAVTVGFGFLITLDEPPLDLRASWILVPLAQALVGVPFVVRTMLPVLRAVDGRLREAAAVLGASPLRAWREVDLPMVRRALLIAAGFAFAVSLGEFGATVFIARPDNPTLPVAVARLLGRAGDLNYGQAMALSTILMVVCAVSLLLLERICTERTTGEF from the coding sequence GTGGACCTCGCTCGTACGGAAGTGACGAAGTCCCGCTCCCGCGCGGGCTTCGGCCGGGGGAGCGCGGCGCGGCTCGGTCTGATGGCCCTGCCCGTCGCGTTCTTCGCGGTCTTCTTCGCCTATCCGGTCTCGGCGATCGTCGCGCGCGGCCTGCACATCGGCGGGGTCTGGCGGTTCGGGCGGGTCGCGGAGGTGCTCGGGCAGTCCGACATCCGCCATGTCCTGTGGTTCACGACCTGGCAGGCGCTCGCCTCGACCGCGCTCACGCTGCTGATCGCGCTCCCCGGCGCGTATGTCTTCGCGCGCTTCGACTTCCCCGGCAAGCAGGTGCTGAGGGCCGTCGTCACCGTGCCGTTCGTGCTGCCCACGGTCGTCGTCGGCACGGCCTTCCTGGCGCTGATCGGGCGGGGAGGGCTCTTCGACGAGCTGTGGGGCGTGCGCCTGGACACCACCGTGTGGGCGATCCTGCTCGCGCACGTGTTCTTCAACTACGCGGTGGTCGTCCGCACGGTCGGCGGGCTCTGGTCGCAGCTCGACCCGCGGCAGGAGGAGGCCGCGCGGATGCTCGGGGCCTCGCGCTGGACGGCGTGGCGGACCGTGACGCTGCCCGCGCTCGGGCCGGCCGTGGCGGCCGCCGCGCTCATGGTCTTCCTCTTCACCTTCACCTCCTTCGGTGTCGTGCAGATCCTGGGCGGGCCCGCTTACTCGACGCTCGAAGTGGAGATCTACCGGCAGACCGCTCAGCTCCTCGATCTGCCGACGGCCGCCGTGCTGACGGTCGTGCAGTTCGCGGCGGTCGGCCTGATCCTGGCGGTCCACGCGTGGACGGTGCGGCGGCGCGAGAGCGCGCTGAAGCTGGTCGACGCCTCGGCCGTGGCGCGCCGCCCGCGCGGTGCGGGGCAGTGGTCGCTGCTCGGACTGGTCATGGCCACGGTCGTGCTGCTGATCCTGCTGCCGCTCGGGGTGCTGATCCAGCGTTCCTTCGACGGCCCGGACGGCTTCGGCCTCGCGTACTTCAGAGAGCTGACCTCGGCGGAGGGCGGCGCCTTCCTCGTGCCGCCGATCGAGGCGGTCTGGAATTCCCTTCACTACGCGATCGTGGCGACGGCCATCGCGGTCGTCATCGGCGGGCTCGCGGCCGCCGCCCTGACGCGGAGAGCCGGTCGTCTCGTACGCGGGTTCGACGCGCTCCTTATGCTGCCGCTCGGGGTGTCGGCGGTGACCGTCGGCTTCGGGTTCCTCATCACGCTGGACGAGCCGCCGCTCGACCTGCGGGCCTCCTGGATCCTGGTGCCGCTCGCCCAGGCGCTGGTCGGCGTGCCCTTCGTCGTACGCACCATGCTGCCCGTCCTGCGCGCTGTCGACGGGCGGCTGCGTGAGGCGGCGGCCGTGCTCGGCGCCTCGCCGCTGCGGGCGTGGCGGGAGGTCGACCTGCCGATGGTGCGGCGGGCGCTGCTGATCGCCGCAGGGTTCGCCTTCGCCGTCTCGCTCGGTGAGTTCGGGGCGACCGTCTTCATCGCGCGGCCCGACAACCCGACCCTGCCGGTCGCCGTGGCGCGGCTGCTCGGACGGGCCGGGGACCTCAACTACGGGCAGGCGATGGCCCTCTCGACGATCCTCATGGTGGTGTGCGCGGTGTCGCTGCTGCTTTTGGAACGCATCTGTACCGAACGCACCACGGGAGAGTTCTGA
- a CDS encoding thiamine ABC transporter substrate-binding protein yields the protein MSTKKVTFTAVAVGIGLVAVSACGGSDSGSTKDGSKSVTLISHDSFNVSKDVLKDFEKRSGYKVNVLKDGDAGAAVNKAVLSKDNPQGDVFFGVDNTLLSRALDHGLFQSYEAKGSDRIKPEFRVDGGKHRVTPVDSGDICVNYDKKYFADKKLAPPKSFDDLLKPRYKNLLVTENAATSSPGLGFLLGTAAKYGDKGWESYWKKLDANGVKVVDGWEQAYNEEFSGSAGGKKAKGDRPLVVSYASSPPVEVLYGKPQPKKAPTGVATGTCFRQVEYAGLLSNARNPEGGKALLDFLASAKFQEDMPLNMFVNPVREGVELPELFTKHGVRVDAPQTMDPKKIADNREPWIKSWTSLVRK from the coding sequence GTGAGCACCAAGAAGGTCACGTTCACCGCCGTCGCGGTGGGCATCGGGCTCGTCGCCGTCTCGGCGTGCGGCGGCTCCGACAGCGGTTCCACGAAGGACGGCTCCAAGAGCGTCACGCTGATCAGCCATGACTCCTTCAACGTCTCCAAGGACGTACTGAAGGACTTCGAGAAGCGCTCGGGGTACAAGGTCAACGTCCTCAAGGACGGTGACGCGGGCGCCGCCGTGAACAAGGCGGTCCTCTCGAAGGACAACCCGCAGGGCGACGTCTTCTTCGGCGTGGACAACACGCTGCTCTCACGCGCGCTCGACCACGGGCTCTTCCAGTCGTACGAGGCCAAGGGCTCGGACAGGATCAAGCCCGAGTTCCGCGTCGACGGGGGCAAGCACCGGGTGACGCCCGTGGACAGCGGCGACATCTGCGTGAACTACGACAAGAAGTACTTCGCCGACAAGAAGCTGGCGCCTCCGAAGTCCTTCGACGATCTCCTCAAGCCGCGGTACAAGAACCTGCTGGTCACCGAGAACGCCGCGACCTCGTCGCCCGGACTCGGGTTCCTGCTCGGCACGGCGGCGAAGTACGGCGACAAGGGCTGGGAGAGCTACTGGAAGAAGCTCGACGCCAACGGCGTCAAGGTCGTCGACGGCTGGGAGCAGGCCTACAACGAGGAGTTCTCCGGTTCCGCGGGCGGCAAGAAGGCCAAGGGCGACCGGCCGCTCGTCGTCTCCTACGCCTCCTCCCCGCCCGTCGAGGTGCTCTACGGCAAGCCGCAGCCCAAGAAGGCGCCGACCGGCGTCGCGACCGGCACGTGCTTCCGCCAGGTCGAGTACGCGGGTCTGCTGAGCAACGCCAGGAACCCCGAGGGCGGCAAGGCGCTCCTCGACTTCCTCGCGAGCGCGAAGTTCCAGGAGGACATGCCGCTGAACATGTTCGTGAACCCGGTGCGCGAGGGCGTCGAGCTGCCCGAGCTGTTCACGAAGCACGGGGTGAGGGTCGACGCGCCCCAGACCATGGACCCGAAGAAGATCGCCGACAATCGCGAGCCGTGGATCAAGTCGTGGACCTCGCTCGTACGGAAGTGA